Proteins encoded within one genomic window of Mycolicibacterium aubagnense:
- a CDS encoding YccF domain-containing protein encodes MRLILNIIWLVFGGFWLALGYFLAALICFILIVTIPFGVAAARIGVYALWPFGQTVVDKPGPRPGALVGNVIWLVLCGWWLALGHIATAIAQAITIVGIPLALANLKLIPVSLLPLGKQIVPVDQTHPAPAWQR; translated from the coding sequence ATGCGCCTGATCCTGAACATCATCTGGCTGGTTTTCGGCGGCTTCTGGCTGGCGCTTGGGTACTTCCTCGCCGCCCTGATCTGCTTCATTCTCATCGTCACCATCCCGTTCGGCGTCGCCGCAGCCCGCATCGGCGTGTACGCGCTGTGGCCGTTCGGCCAGACGGTCGTCGACAAGCCCGGCCCGCGCCCGGGGGCGTTGGTCGGCAATGTGATCTGGCTGGTGTTGTGCGGCTGGTGGCTGGCGCTCGGCCATATCGCCACCGCCATCGCCCAGGCCATCACCATCGTGGGCATCCCGCTGGCCCTGGCCAACCTCAAGCTGATCCCGGTGTCACTGCTGCCGCTCGGTAAGCAGATCGTGCCGGTCGATCAAACGCACCCCGCTCCGGCCTGGCAGAGATAG
- a CDS encoding cold-shock protein produces the protein MPSGRVKWYDTEKGFGFLSQEEGEDVYVRSSALPAGVDGLKAGQRVEFGVAAGRRGPQALSLKLIDPPPSLTRTRREASAPEHKHTPDELHGMVSDMITLLEDVVQSELRKGRYPDKKTARKVSEVVKAVARELDA, from the coding sequence GTGCCAAGCGGCCGGGTTAAGTGGTACGACACGGAGAAGGGCTTCGGCTTCCTCTCCCAGGAAGAGGGCGAGGACGTCTACGTCCGGTCTTCGGCGCTGCCGGCCGGCGTTGACGGTCTCAAGGCCGGCCAGCGCGTCGAGTTCGGCGTGGCAGCCGGACGCCGCGGTCCGCAGGCGCTGAGCCTCAAGCTGATCGACCCGCCGCCGAGCCTGACGCGTACCCGGCGCGAGGCGTCGGCGCCTGAGCACAAGCACACGCCCGACGAACTGCACGGCATGGTGTCGGACATGATCACCCTCCTCGAGGACGTGGTGCAGTCCGAGCTGCGCAAGGGCCGTTACCCGGACAAGAAGACCGCCCGCAAGGTGTCCGAGGTGGTCAAGGCCGTCGCGCGGGAGCTCGACGCCTGA
- a CDS encoding glutathione S-transferase family protein, with the protein MAYVNSGSEFTRDTNYIGTRITSRPPGAGNPAAAGDFPVEPGRYRLIVARACPWANRAIIVRRLLGLEDVLSIGFCGPTHDQRSWTFDLDPGGVDPVLKIPRLQDAYFKRDPNYPKGITVPAIVDVPTGAVVTNDFPQLTLDLSTEWTAYHRDGAPQLYPEHLRAEIDEVAQRVYTEVNNGVYRCGFAGSQEAYDAAYDRLFTALDWLTERLSAQRYLVGDVITEADVRLFTTLVRFDPVYHGHFKCNRSKLSEMPVLWAYARDLFQTPGFGDTVDFVQIKQHYYIVHADINPAKIVPKGPELAGWLTPHGREVLGGRPFGDGTPPGPVRDGERVPAGHGA; encoded by the coding sequence GTGGCCTACGTCAATTCAGGTTCTGAATTCACCCGCGACACGAACTACATCGGCACCCGGATAACGTCGCGCCCGCCCGGAGCGGGGAATCCTGCGGCGGCCGGCGACTTTCCCGTCGAACCCGGCCGGTATCGGTTGATCGTCGCCAGGGCCTGTCCCTGGGCCAATCGCGCCATCATCGTCCGTCGGCTCCTGGGGCTGGAAGACGTTCTCTCCATTGGCTTTTGCGGTCCGACACACGATCAACGAAGCTGGACGTTCGATCTGGACCCCGGTGGCGTCGACCCGGTGCTGAAGATTCCCCGGCTGCAGGACGCGTACTTCAAGCGTGACCCGAACTACCCCAAGGGCATCACGGTGCCGGCGATCGTCGACGTGCCCACCGGTGCGGTCGTGACCAACGACTTCCCGCAGCTGACGCTGGACCTGTCCACCGAATGGACGGCCTACCATCGCGACGGTGCGCCGCAGTTGTATCCGGAGCACCTGCGTGCCGAGATCGACGAGGTTGCGCAGCGCGTCTATACCGAGGTCAACAACGGCGTGTACCGCTGCGGTTTCGCGGGGTCGCAAGAGGCGTACGACGCCGCGTATGACCGGCTGTTCACCGCGCTGGACTGGTTGACCGAAAGGCTCAGCGCCCAAAGGTATCTCGTGGGGGACGTCATCACCGAGGCGGACGTCCGACTGTTCACGACACTAGTCCGGTTCGACCCCGTCTACCACGGGCATTTCAAATGCAACCGGTCCAAGCTCTCCGAGATGCCGGTGCTGTGGGCGTACGCCCGGGACCTGTTCCAGACGCCCGGCTTCGGCGACACCGTCGACTTCGTGCAGATCAAGCAGCACTACTACATCGTGCACGCGGACATCAATCCGGCGAAGATCGTGCCGAAGGGTCCCGAACTGGCCGGCTGGCTCACTCCGCACGGCCGGGAAGTGTTGGGCGGCAGGCCTTTCGGTGACGGTACGCCGCCCGGTCCGGTCCGCGATGGCGAGCGGGTGCCGGCCGGTCACGGCGCCTAG
- a CDS encoding DUF2771 domain-containing protein, whose product MKRVLALLAVVAVLSATATGILVWRLTRHQSPGFPEISAFTDGQLARVGPYRYCDVHLKACDVPATTGELHVTARHPIQLSVPQAIARAPWVLLLAYEDGGSAVSEFRPDKRLAVTIPTVDPHHGKLLGLAVQLPTLARDSDGNEFPLPHAEWSVRTVWP is encoded by the coding sequence ATGAAACGAGTTCTCGCGCTGTTGGCAGTGGTTGCGGTGCTGTCGGCGACGGCCACCGGGATCCTGGTCTGGCGGCTGACGCGGCACCAGAGTCCCGGCTTCCCCGAAATCAGCGCCTTCACCGATGGCCAGCTCGCCCGGGTGGGGCCCTACCGGTACTGCGACGTGCACCTGAAGGCGTGTGACGTTCCCGCGACCACCGGCGAGCTGCATGTGACGGCGCGCCACCCCATTCAGCTGTCGGTGCCGCAGGCCATCGCACGAGCGCCGTGGGTGCTGCTGCTCGCCTACGAAGACGGCGGCTCCGCGGTCAGCGAGTTCCGGCCGGACAAGCGACTGGCCGTCACCATCCCGACCGTCGACCCGCATCACGGCAAGCTGCTCGGGCTCGCGGTCCAGCTGCCCACTCTGGCAAGGGATTCCGACGGCAACGAGTTCCCGCTACCGCACGCCGAGTGGTCGGTGCGGACCGTCTGGCCCTAG
- a CDS encoding MFS transporter: MSGPRDAGWSGDPRYYPPRPPRRPDEEHPGMANYPSDPGHSRRRPPPRGSSSHSDNRWLPPLDDDHHDGHDDGHDRDYDRGFDGRRDDRRRDRDDRRSHANGEKITVTRAAAQRSREMGTKVYGFVHRAATADGADKSGLTALTWPVVANNALDAAMGVALANTLFFAAASGESKSKVALYLLITIAPFAVIAPLIGPALDRVQHGRRVALAVSFALRVVLALVLIGNYDGATGSYPPWVLYPCALGMMVLSKSFSVLRSAVTPRVLPPTIDLVRVNSRLTMFGLLGGTGLGGGLAAAFEYTFGLMHLPGALYVVAVVAVAGAVLTMRIPKWVEVTEGEVPATLSYHAPTEQLRHPHHDKSPRQPLGRNIITSLWGNCTIKVLVGFLFLYPAFVAKSHDASGWEQLKILGLIGAAAGIGNFAGNIASARLKLGQPAKLVVRATIIVTAAAIAAALAGNLIVAAAAALITSAATAISKASLDASLQHDLPEESRASAFGRSESVLQLAWVIGGAVGVLIYTDLWVGFTAVSALLIPGLAQTLVSYNGGSLIPGFGGNRPVLAEQEGPLPERQTDPTVPHGMRQGWI; the protein is encoded by the coding sequence ATGAGTGGACCGCGGGATGCCGGGTGGTCGGGGGATCCCCGCTACTACCCGCCGCGCCCACCGCGCCGACCCGACGAAGAGCATCCCGGCATGGCAAACTACCCGAGCGATCCTGGCCATTCCCGCCGCCGGCCACCACCGCGGGGCTCGTCGTCGCACAGTGACAACCGGTGGCTGCCGCCGCTCGACGACGACCACCACGACGGCCACGACGACGGCCACGACCGGGATTACGACCGTGGCTTCGACGGCCGGCGTGACGACCGGCGCCGCGACCGTGACGACCGGCGGTCCCACGCCAACGGCGAGAAGATCACCGTCACCCGCGCCGCCGCGCAGCGCAGCCGTGAGATGGGCACCAAGGTCTACGGCTTCGTGCACCGCGCTGCCACCGCCGACGGCGCCGACAAATCCGGCCTGACGGCCCTGACCTGGCCCGTCGTCGCCAACAACGCGCTCGACGCAGCCATGGGCGTCGCGCTGGCCAACACCTTGTTCTTCGCGGCGGCCTCCGGCGAGTCCAAGAGCAAGGTGGCCTTGTACCTACTGATCACCATCGCGCCGTTCGCGGTGATCGCCCCCCTGATCGGGCCGGCGCTGGACCGCGTGCAGCACGGTCGCCGGGTCGCCCTGGCGGTGTCGTTCGCGCTGCGCGTCGTGCTCGCGCTCGTGCTGATCGGCAACTACGACGGCGCGACCGGGAGCTATCCGCCCTGGGTGCTGTACCCGTGCGCGCTGGGCATGATGGTGCTGTCCAAGTCGTTCAGCGTGCTGCGCAGTGCGGTGACGCCACGGGTGCTGCCGCCGACCATCGACCTGGTCCGGGTCAATTCCCGGCTCACCATGTTCGGATTGTTGGGCGGCACCGGTCTCGGTGGTGGCCTCGCCGCCGCTTTCGAGTACACCTTCGGGCTGATGCATCTGCCGGGCGCGCTCTACGTCGTCGCGGTCGTGGCCGTCGCGGGCGCTGTCCTGACCATGCGCATCCCCAAATGGGTCGAGGTCACCGAGGGCGAGGTGCCGGCGACACTGTCGTACCACGCGCCGACCGAGCAGCTCCGGCACCCGCATCACGACAAGTCCCCGCGACAGCCGTTGGGCCGCAACATCATCACGTCACTGTGGGGCAACTGCACCATCAAGGTCCTGGTCGGGTTCCTGTTCCTGTATCCGGCGTTCGTCGCCAAGTCGCACGACGCGAGTGGCTGGGAGCAGCTGAAGATTCTCGGGCTCATCGGCGCTGCCGCGGGCATCGGTAACTTCGCCGGCAACATCGCCAGTGCCCGGCTCAAGCTGGGGCAGCCCGCAAAGCTGGTCGTGCGCGCGACCATCATCGTCACCGCTGCCGCCATCGCCGCCGCCCTGGCCGGCAACCTGATAGTGGCCGCGGCGGCAGCGCTGATCACCTCGGCAGCCACGGCGATCTCCAAAGCGTCGCTGGACGCCTCGCTGCAGCACGACCTGCCCGAGGAGTCGCGGGCATCGGCCTTCGGCCGGTCCGAGTCCGTGCTTCAGCTGGCCTGGGTGATCGGCGGCGCCGTCGGTGTGCTGATCTATACCGACCTCTGGGTCGGGTTCACCGCGGTCAGTGCCCTGCTGATCCCCGGTCTGGCCCAGACCCTCGTGAGCTACAACGGAGGCTCACTGATCCCGGGCTTCGGCGGCAACCGGCCCGTACTAGCCGAGCAGGAGGGCCCCTTGCCTGAACGACAGACCGATCCCACAGTGCCCCACGGGATGCGCCAAGGATGGATATGA
- a CDS encoding DUF3027 domain-containing protein, with protein sequence MGAVDQARAAIIEFSGEGVVGDYLGASFDDPASVTHRFLASMSGYHGWQWAVVLATYPGADHTTVSEVVLVPGPDALLAPEWVPWNERVQPGDLSPGDLLAPPPNDPRLVPGYLASGDPELDEVAAEVGFGRKQVLSDWGRTDAAQRWQDGDFGPNAAMARATRRTCRGCGFYVPLSGSLGLVFGVCANELSADGRVVSAEYGCGAHSDTPPAEPIGSPAFEPFDDGVLDLG encoded by the coding sequence ATGGGCGCTGTCGACCAGGCCCGCGCCGCGATCATCGAATTCAGCGGTGAGGGCGTCGTCGGTGATTACCTGGGCGCCAGCTTCGATGATCCGGCTTCGGTGACCCATCGGTTCCTCGCCTCGATGTCCGGCTACCACGGCTGGCAGTGGGCAGTGGTGCTGGCGACCTATCCGGGCGCCGACCACACCACCGTCAGTGAAGTCGTCCTGGTGCCGGGCCCGGACGCGCTGCTGGCCCCGGAGTGGGTGCCGTGGAATGAGCGCGTACAGCCGGGTGACCTGAGCCCGGGTGATCTGCTGGCTCCGCCTCCGAACGATCCGCGCCTGGTGCCTGGTTACCTGGCATCCGGCGATCCCGAGCTTGACGAGGTTGCTGCTGAGGTCGGCTTCGGGCGCAAGCAGGTGCTCAGCGACTGGGGCCGGACGGATGCCGCGCAGCGCTGGCAGGACGGCGACTTCGGCCCGAACGCCGCCATGGCTCGCGCCACCCGTCGGACCTGCCGCGGATGTGGTTTCTACGTACCGTTGTCGGGCTCGCTCGGCCTGGTGTTCGGCGTCTGCGCCAACGAGCTGTCCGCCGACGGACGCGTGGTGTCGGCGGAGTACGGCTGTGGCGCCCACTCGGACACGCCGCCGGCGGAGCCCATCGGCTCACCGGCCTTCGAACCCTTCGACGACGGCGTGCTCGACCTCGGCTAA
- a CDS encoding SRPBCC family protein: MAGEAPLLQADITINAPAAKVWALISDLDSMPKWSPQCRAMKALGAVKVGTKTVNLNRRGALFWPTTATITALDPQKKLSFRVNSNNTEWTYDLEPAGTGTKVTISRHAENGVKPISGALIDRFMGGVPTFEQELVDGMNTSLSRIKSAAEGV; encoded by the coding sequence ATGGCTGGAGAAGCACCTCTGCTGCAGGCAGACATCACCATCAACGCGCCGGCGGCCAAGGTCTGGGCCTTGATCTCCGACCTCGACAGCATGCCCAAGTGGAGCCCGCAGTGCCGGGCGATGAAGGCGCTCGGTGCCGTCAAGGTCGGTACCAAGACCGTCAACCTCAACCGGCGCGGCGCGTTGTTCTGGCCGACGACCGCGACCATCACCGCCCTCGACCCGCAGAAGAAGCTGTCGTTCCGGGTCAACTCCAATAACACCGAGTGGACCTATGATCTGGAGCCTGCCGGCACCGGCACCAAGGTGACCATCAGCCGCCACGCGGAAAACGGCGTCAAGCCCATCTCGGGCGCACTTATCGACCGTTTCATGGGTGGTGTGCCCACGTTCGAGCAGGAGCTGGTCGACGGCATGAACACGTCGCTCAGCCGGATCAAGTCCGCGGCCGAGGGCGTTTAG
- a CDS encoding DUF2530 domain-containing protein: protein MATPTHEQPAAPEPPALPDRLLDPVPVIVVIAIGWLLAVLLAFTVAALHTWRPVTVAGLGVGVLGTSIFLWQRSAARRGARGAQRGLR, encoded by the coding sequence ATGGCCACGCCTACGCACGAACAACCGGCGGCCCCCGAGCCGCCGGCTCTCCCCGACCGCCTGCTCGACCCGGTTCCCGTGATCGTGGTCATCGCAATCGGCTGGCTGCTAGCGGTGTTGTTGGCCTTCACTGTCGCCGCTCTGCACACCTGGCGGCCGGTGACCGTCGCTGGCCTGGGTGTCGGAGTACTCGGCACATCTATATTTCTGTGGCAACGCAGCGCAGCCCGTCGCGGCGCTCGAGGTGCCCAACGCGGCCTGCGCTGA
- a CDS encoding Rv0880 family HTH-type transcriptional regulator has product MTDADDRLANDLSLAVVRLARQLRFRRPDSPVSLTQLSALATLAKEGPMTPGALATRERVRPPSMTRVIASLVELGLVERSSHPDDRRQVLVAVSPAGEELFEAERRAGMEWLQGRLEKLQPQDRATLLAAADLMFAIIDEAR; this is encoded by the coding sequence GTGACGGACGCCGATGACCGCTTGGCCAATGACCTGTCGCTGGCCGTCGTGCGGCTGGCCCGGCAGTTGCGGTTCCGTCGTCCTGATTCCCCGGTGTCCCTGACGCAGTTGTCGGCACTGGCCACGCTCGCCAAGGAGGGCCCGATGACGCCGGGCGCGCTGGCCACCCGGGAGCGGGTACGGCCGCCGTCGATGACGCGCGTCATCGCATCACTGGTCGAACTGGGCCTGGTGGAACGCAGTTCGCATCCTGACGACCGGCGCCAGGTGCTGGTCGCGGTGTCCCCGGCCGGCGAGGAGCTGTTCGAAGCGGAGCGCCGGGCGGGCATGGAATGGCTGCAGGGCCGGCTCGAGAAGCTGCAGCCACAGGACCGCGCGACCTTGCTCGCCGCAGCGGACCTGATGTTCGCGATCATCGACGAAGCCCGGTGA
- a CDS encoding TrmH family RNA methyltransferase, with protein MSAVTEVDDVAGEVIVEDVTDPADPRLDDFRDLNSVDRRPDLPSGKGLVIAEGVLVAQRMLASRFSPRAFLGTDRRLRELSDDLAGCGVPYYRASAEVMAEVVGFHLNRGVLAAAPRPGELSVSEVLQGARTVAVLEGVNDHENLGSIFRNAAGLDVDAVVFGAGCADPLYRRAVRVSMGHALLVPYARAQSWPGDLKLMQDNGFHLIAMTPGEGSVPLADALGPLAGQKVGVLVGAEGPGLTEHTMRACEVRARIPMSRGTDSLNVATAAALAFYERARAAG; from the coding sequence GTGAGCGCCGTAACGGAGGTCGACGACGTGGCGGGCGAGGTGATCGTCGAAGACGTCACCGACCCCGCCGATCCCCGGCTCGACGATTTCCGTGACCTCAACAGCGTCGACCGCCGTCCCGACCTGCCGTCCGGCAAGGGCCTGGTGATCGCCGAAGGCGTGCTGGTGGCGCAGCGCATGCTGGCCTCTCGGTTCAGCCCGCGCGCGTTCCTCGGCACCGACCGCCGGCTCCGCGAGCTGTCAGACGACCTGGCCGGCTGCGGCGTGCCGTACTACCGCGCCAGTGCCGAGGTGATGGCCGAGGTCGTCGGCTTCCATCTCAACCGGGGCGTGCTGGCGGCGGCGCCACGGCCTGGCGAACTGTCGGTATCCGAGGTACTGCAGGGTGCACGGACCGTCGCGGTACTCGAGGGTGTCAACGACCACGAGAACCTGGGCTCGATCTTCCGCAACGCCGCGGGGCTCGACGTCGACGCGGTGGTGTTCGGCGCCGGCTGCGCGGACCCGTTGTATCGGCGCGCGGTCCGGGTATCGATGGGCCACGCCCTCCTGGTGCCCTATGCCCGCGCGCAGTCGTGGCCGGGCGATCTGAAGTTGATGCAGGACAACGGCTTTCACCTGATCGCGATGACGCCCGGGGAAGGGTCCGTGCCGTTGGCCGACGCCCTCGGGCCGCTGGCGGGACAGAAAGTCGGGGTGCTGGTCGGCGCAGAAGGCCCGGGGCTGACCGAACACACCATGCGGGCCTGCGAGGTGCGGGCACGCATTCCGATGTCGCGGGGCACCGACTCGCTGAACGTCGCCACGGCCGCCGCGCTGGCGTTCTACGAACGTGCCAGGGCGGCGGGCTAA
- a CDS encoding DUF2537 domain-containing protein, with protein sequence MPSQTPWGTGLTVSAFVAALTAAAIIVLSLGLLRVHPLLAVGLNAVAVGGLAPTVWSWRVRPVWRWFVWGAAVGVALGWIATAAIALGR encoded by the coding sequence ATGCCGTCACAGACGCCCTGGGGCACCGGACTGACGGTGTCGGCATTCGTGGCCGCGCTGACCGCGGCGGCCATCATCGTCCTGTCCCTCGGGCTGCTCCGGGTGCATCCGCTGCTGGCCGTGGGCTTGAACGCGGTGGCAGTCGGTGGCCTGGCGCCGACAGTGTGGAGCTGGCGCGTCCGCCCCGTATGGCGTTGGTTCGTCTGGGGCGCCGCGGTGGGCGTGGCGCTCGGCTGGATCGCGACGGCGGCCATCGCGCTAGGCCGCTAG
- the sepH gene encoding septation protein SepH — MRELKVVGLDADGKRIICETADSAEKFVVRVDDRLKAAVRGDRAVSNQTQIEVEVPNSLRPRDIQSRIRAGASVEQLAAAAGVSPERVMRFAHPVLLERSRAAELATASHPILPDGPSVLTLLETVTGALISRGLDPETTKWDAWRNEDSRWTVQFGWKAGRSDNVAHFRFSPGAHGGTTTAFDDAATELIDPNYTRPALRSVAPLPQLHFEESVAEIPMPAFVPKPEPKPAPEPAPAPVVVMTPAPAAPAAPVTPPAPAAPVAPPAPEPISVPEPAAVAETPEPAAPAPRPRKKKPEIPAWEDVLLGVRANGQR; from the coding sequence ATGAGGGAACTCAAGGTCGTCGGACTCGATGCCGACGGCAAGCGCATCATCTGCGAAACCGCCGACAGCGCAGAAAAATTCGTGGTGCGTGTCGACGATCGCCTGAAGGCCGCCGTCCGCGGCGACCGGGCCGTCAGCAACCAGACGCAGATCGAGGTCGAAGTGCCCAACTCCCTGCGCCCCCGTGACATCCAGTCCCGCATCCGCGCCGGCGCCTCCGTCGAGCAGCTCGCCGCAGCAGCGGGTGTCAGTCCCGAGCGCGTCATGCGCTTCGCCCACCCGGTGCTGCTGGAGCGGTCCCGCGCCGCCGAGCTGGCCACCGCGTCGCACCCGATCCTGCCGGACGGCCCGTCGGTGCTGACCCTGCTGGAAACCGTGACCGGCGCCCTGATCTCCCGCGGACTCGATCCCGAGACGACCAAGTGGGACGCCTGGCGTAACGAGGACAGCCGCTGGACCGTGCAGTTCGGCTGGAAGGCCGGACGCTCGGACAACGTCGCGCACTTCCGGTTCAGCCCGGGCGCCCACGGCGGCACCACCACCGCTTTCGACGACGCCGCCACCGAGCTGATCGATCCGAACTACACCCGCCCGGCCCTACGGTCGGTCGCGCCGCTCCCGCAGCTGCACTTCGAGGAATCGGTCGCCGAGATCCCGATGCCGGCCTTCGTTCCGAAGCCCGAGCCCAAGCCCGCGCCGGAACCCGCACCTGCCCCGGTGGTCGTCATGACGCCGGCACCCGCGGCACCCGCGGCGCCCGTCACTCCCCCGGCACCCGCGGCGCCTGTTGCCCCGCCGGCACCTGAGCCGATCTCCGTTCCCGAGCCCGCGGCCGTCGCCGAGACTCCCGAGCCGGCCGCGCCCGCGCCGCGTCCGCGCAAGAAGAAGCCCGAGATTCCCGCATGGGAAGACGTCCTGCTCGGCGTCCGAGCCAACGGCCAGCGCTGA
- the serC gene encoding phosphoserine transaminase: MAELTIPADIKPADGRFGCGPSKVRPEQLTALAAAGNLFGTSHRQAPIKNLVGRVRDGVKQLFSTPDGYEVILGNGGSTAFWDAAAFGLIDKRSLHLTYGEFSSKFASCVAKNPFVGDPIIIKADAGSAPAVQSDPDVDVVAWAHNETSTGVAVPVQRPAGDALVAIDATSAAGGLPVNIADTDAYYFAPQKNFASDGGLWLAVMSPAALARVEQIAATGRWVPDFLSLPIAVENSLKNQTYNTPAIATLILLAEQLDWLNGNGGLDWAVKRTADSSQRLYSWAESRPFTTPFVADPALRSQVVGTIDFNDDVDAAAVAKVLRANGIVDTEPYRKLGRNQLRVAMFPAIDPDDISALTACVDWVVENL, translated from the coding sequence ATGGCTGAGCTCACCATCCCCGCCGACATCAAGCCCGCCGACGGACGCTTCGGCTGCGGCCCGTCCAAGGTCCGCCCCGAGCAGCTGACCGCGCTGGCCGCCGCCGGCAACCTCTTCGGCACCTCACATCGCCAGGCTCCGATCAAGAACCTGGTCGGTCGCGTGCGCGACGGTGTCAAGCAACTGTTCTCCACCCCCGACGGCTACGAGGTCATCCTCGGCAACGGCGGCTCGACCGCGTTCTGGGATGCCGCCGCGTTCGGCCTCATCGACAAGCGCTCGCTGCACCTCACCTACGGCGAGTTCAGCAGCAAGTTCGCGTCGTGCGTCGCCAAGAACCCGTTCGTCGGCGATCCGATCATCATCAAGGCCGACGCCGGCAGCGCGCCCGCGGTGCAGTCGGACCCGGACGTCGACGTCGTGGCCTGGGCCCACAACGAGACCTCGACCGGTGTCGCGGTGCCTGTCCAGCGTCCCGCCGGTGACGCGCTGGTCGCCATCGACGCGACCTCGGCCGCCGGCGGACTGCCGGTCAACATCGCCGACACCGACGCCTACTATTTCGCGCCGCAGAAGAACTTCGCCTCCGACGGCGGCCTCTGGCTCGCCGTGATGAGCCCCGCCGCCTTGGCGCGGGTCGAGCAGATCGCCGCCACCGGCCGCTGGGTGCCCGACTTCCTGTCGCTGCCCATCGCGGTGGAGAACAGCCTCAAGAACCAGACCTACAACACCCCGGCGATCGCGACCCTGATCCTGCTCGCCGAGCAACTGGACTGGCTGAACGGCAACGGCGGCCTGGACTGGGCCGTCAAGCGCACCGCCGACTCGTCGCAGCGGCTGTACTCGTGGGCCGAGTCGCGTCCGTTCACCACTCCGTTCGTCGCCGATCCGGCGCTGCGGTCCCAGGTTGTTGGCACCATCGACTTCAACGACGACGTCGACGCCGCTGCCGTGGCAAAGGTGTTGCGCGCCAACGGAATCGTCGACACCGAGCCGTACCGCAAGCTGGGCCGCAACCAGCTGCGGGTCGCCATGTTCCCGGCCATCGACCCCGACGACATCAGCGCCCTGACGGCGTGCGTCGACTGGGTCGTGGAGAACCTCTGA
- a CDS encoding AurF N-oxygenase family protein translates to MARTRMIRRWRRNMDVLDDQVYVEKLATLSEGSVRRNFNPYTDIAWDSPEFAVVPNDPRWILPDTDPLGGHPWYQAQSHERQIEIGMWRQANVAKVGLHFENILIRGLMEYAFWVPNGSPEFRYCTHEAIEEGNHTLMFQEMVNHMGVDVPGMPKLLKWIQPLIPLAAGPAPIPFFFGVLAGEEPIDHTQKNILREGTELHPIMERVMAIHVAEEARHISFAHEYLHKRVPELSRWKKFWLSLFVPVTMRILCSAIVVPPRAFWKKFDIPQSVRSELFFDAPESRMFLRNMFSDVRMLAYDTGLMNPLAKIMWKICKIDGPPSRYRSEPQRQHVVVAA, encoded by the coding sequence ATGGCACGTACCCGCATGATCCGTCGCTGGCGTCGGAACATGGACGTCCTGGATGACCAGGTCTACGTCGAGAAGCTCGCCACGCTGTCCGAGGGGTCTGTGCGGCGCAACTTCAACCCGTACACGGACATCGCGTGGGACTCCCCGGAATTCGCTGTGGTGCCGAACGACCCGCGCTGGATTCTCCCCGACACCGACCCGCTCGGTGGCCACCCGTGGTACCAGGCCCAGTCCCACGAACGCCAGATCGAGATCGGCATGTGGCGCCAGGCCAACGTCGCCAAGGTTGGTCTGCACTTCGAGAACATCCTGATCCGCGGCTTGATGGAGTATGCGTTCTGGGTTCCGAACGGTTCGCCCGAGTTCCGCTACTGCACCCACGAGGCCATCGAAGAGGGCAACCACACCCTGATGTTCCAGGAGATGGTCAATCACATGGGGGTTGACGTCCCGGGCATGCCCAAGCTGCTCAAGTGGATCCAGCCGCTGATCCCGCTGGCCGCCGGCCCGGCACCCATCCCGTTCTTCTTCGGCGTGCTCGCCGGCGAGGAGCCCATCGACCACACCCAGAAGAACATCCTGCGTGAAGGCACCGAACTGCATCCGATCATGGAGCGGGTCATGGCTATCCACGTGGCCGAGGAGGCCCGGCACATCTCGTTCGCGCACGAATATCTGCACAAGCGCGTCCCGGAGCTGAGCCGCTGGAAGAAGTTCTGGCTGTCGCTGTTCGTCCCGGTGACCATGCGCATCCTGTGCTCGGCGATCGTGGTGCCGCCGCGCGCTTTCTGGAAGAAGTTCGACATCCCGCAGTCGGTACGCAGCGAGCTCTTCTTCGACGCTCCCGAGTCCCGCATGTTCCTGCGCAACATGTTCTCCGACGTCCGGATGCTGGCGTACGACACCGGTCTGATGAACCCGCTGGCCAAGATCATGTGGAAGATCTGCAAGATCGACGGCCCGCCCAGCCGGTACCGCAGCGAGCCGCAGCGCCAGCACGTCGTGGTCGCCGCCTGA